One part of the Pseudopipra pipra isolate bDixPip1 chromosome 3, bDixPip1.hap1, whole genome shotgun sequence genome encodes these proteins:
- the MAS1 gene encoding proto-oncogene Mas — protein MDESNITFHPSEGTENISMHRNISTQERVWEILTPLWVIMIISFLGFCENGIVLWCLCFQIKRNPFTAYITHLSIADISLLLCTFILSIEYIAGFGFAYGFYYYITTILSIIFLLGYNTGLYLLTAISIERCLSIVYPIWYRCHRSQHQSAIVCAILWTLSFLMTVAEYLTCKDDSTKEKFDNGNHCQALLIFTWILTFMIFIPLMILSSLILVIRIHRNSLRPHSSKLYIIIVATVIVFLIFAMPMRLLYLLNYHHWSSLLSQQNHVTVVLSTVNSSINPLVYFFVGSSKKKRFKESLKVVLSRALTDGLRPRSQEVGMSLDIAETIF, from the coding sequence ATGGATGAGTCAAACATAACGTTTCATCCCAGCGAAGGCACAGAGAACATCTCAATGCACAGAAACATTTCTACACAGGAAAGGGTCTGGGAGATATTGACCCCACTTTGGGTAATTATGATCATCTCCTTCCTGGGTTTTTGTGAAAATGGAATTGTCCTCTGGTGCCTCTGCTTCCAGATCAAAAGAAACCCATTCACTGCGTATATCACACACCTGTCCATTGCTGATATCTCCTTACTGCTTTGTACATTTATTCTGTCAATTGAGTACATTGCTGGTTTTGGATTTGCATATGGTTTTTACTATTATATCACCACCATACTATCTATCATCTTCCTTCTTGGCTATAATACTGGTCTCTATCTCCTGACAGCCATCAGTATTGAGAGGTGTCTGTCTATTGTTTACCCCATCTGGTACCGATGCCACCGGTCACAGCACCAATCGGCAATTGTGTGTGCAATCCTGTGGACTCTGTCTTTTCTGATGACAGTAGCCGAATATTTAACATGCAAAGATGAttcaacaaaggaaaaattcGACAACGGCAACCACTGCCAAGCACTGCTCATCTTCACGTGGATCCTGACTTTCATGATCTTCATTCCTCTAATGATTCTGTCCAGCCTGATCTTAGTTATCAGGATTCATCGTAACTCCCTGAGACCTCATTCGTCAAAGCTCTACATCATCATTGTGGCCACGGTCATTGTCTTCCTCATCTTTGCCATGCCTATGAGGCTGTTGTATCTTCTGAATTATCACCACTGGTCATCTTTGCTCAGCCAGCAGAACCACGTCACTGTCGTTCTCTCCACCGTTAACAGTAGCATCAACCCCCTTGTTTACTTCTTTGTAGGAAGCAGTAAGAAGAAGAGGTTCAAGGAAAGCCTCAAAGTGGTTCTTAGTAGAGCGCTCACTGATGGGTTGCGGCCGAGAAGCCAGGAAGTTGGCATGAGTTTGGATATAGCTGAAACAATTTTCTAA